Below is a genomic region from Methanobacterium sp..
AAAAACGGTGATAGATACCATGAAGAAAGCAGGATTTGATGTATCAAAAAAATTTGATTTCTTACCAAAGCAATCGTTTATTATATTCAAAAATAAGTTTCATTAAATAGAAAGCTAATCTATCCATATATAACTTTTTAAAGGTAGTATTATTCAAAACAAGAAAAAATGAGTTTGTAAACTTTAAAATGATTCTATATTTATTTCAAAATTTTCAACAAGATCATAAGAATTAAAAAGTTCACTTATTTCTATTTGAGTTACTTCTATTGTTTCAGCATCCATACTATTTGAATGTCCCATTATCTTGTCTAAAAAGCCTTTAGATTCATATTCTATAATGATTGTCACTATCCCATATAGTTCATCAGAATAATCTATGAATACTTCGACTGCAGCTTTTTTTATGGCCTTTAAAGACATTACAGCACTATGTA
It encodes:
- a CDS encoding DUF2226 domain-containing protein, producing the protein MDIHELKAAIEDPLARKKFDNDPDNENNDLNEELTERDNLLEKYGLKDMEEKEIDELLGSYSRDTLNNKELESMERILSKKIHSAVMSLKAIKKAAVEVFIDYSDELYGIVTIIIEYESKGFLDKIMGHSNSMDAETIEVTQIEISELFNSYDLVENFEINIESF